Proteins from a single region of Amycolatopsis sp. CA-230715:
- a CDS encoding AfsR/SARP family transcriptional regulator, whose translation MRLNVLGPPVVLDDEGHEVPVPRGKPGRLLVLLAVRRGQTASTDALMSALWGERPPRSASANLQSYISALRSMLDAATPSGGQRLRFDSGGYQLRLESEECDLFEFEQLLISGRRAARGGDHQRAATTLRRAVRLWQGNPFATSTSSGLAGPALVTGEAQVWDEVWLTAYEDCVEAELAVEPRTSLVPELRRMLVENPVRERLHLLLMEALWAIGDSAAALSTYADARATLVAELGIEPSTPLRDLHTRILRGETLDQVVPVAEPAAPASGVADPQVCRQLPRDIPDFTGRDAVVMSLCAQLTDTDSVSVAALTGPAGAGKTTLAVHIAHQVADRFPDGQLYVGLGGGGGPVREPDQVLAGLLGNLGLPSSAVPAGLEDRAALFRSTLAGRRVLVVLDDVVDAQQVLPLLPGTPGSTVLVTSRNRLVDLATSARVELGAFTSQEGRALLAAVIGADRVDAEPAVADELLALTEGLPLAVRAVSVRLATRPKWSLGSLLARLRQEARSADPGRLLDELAVGDLDVRTGFAMTYMALEEPRDKAAFRRFALAGVSDLPPWAMSALAGSSDFDRTLGRLLDCHLVEPFHAADERYRMHDLLRRYAATECAAVDGDPTADSQARAALRRLFDATRALVGVAYRALPTPADWLPPIGPEPSGPVPLERALVADDPMSWCANEIGLLVAVLTEAAAAGWRHEVLDTVERLGGFLAMRSRLDETERLYSELARFPEPDHLVTAHVQYGLAMAKMMEGRLAEAAVVFGGCAARFDQLGEPVGLAHSLTFLSFCRNYEGRTEDADRLARRAVAVSADIGDTRCRIRALRQLGAVSVTQGRAQDGVRLLEQALELSTGAGVPDVEAMVLSSLAKALAETRELARADEVCRRAADLLDHLAQPAARAYVRLIQGEIAELRGEHRSAIEAAETSLWAFRELGDRRGEASAGFRLAANELRLGFPVRAVPLLRSAVRIFDQLGLRALARQAEDALASATGALLAH comes from the coding sequence ATGCGCCTGAACGTGCTCGGTCCGCCCGTCGTACTCGACGACGAAGGTCACGAAGTGCCCGTGCCGAGGGGCAAACCCGGCAGGCTGCTCGTGCTGCTGGCGGTCCGCCGCGGGCAAACCGCGAGCACGGACGCGTTGATGAGCGCGCTGTGGGGCGAGCGCCCGCCGCGGTCGGCGTCGGCGAACCTGCAGAGCTACATCTCCGCGCTGCGCTCGATGCTGGACGCCGCGACCCCGTCCGGTGGCCAGCGCCTTCGCTTCGATTCCGGCGGCTACCAACTGCGGCTGGAGTCCGAGGAATGCGACCTGTTCGAATTCGAACAGCTCTTGATCAGCGGTCGTCGCGCCGCGCGGGGCGGCGACCACCAGCGCGCCGCGACGACGTTGCGGCGCGCGGTCCGGCTCTGGCAGGGCAACCCGTTCGCCACGTCGACCTCCTCCGGCCTCGCCGGGCCCGCGTTGGTCACCGGCGAGGCCCAGGTGTGGGACGAGGTCTGGCTTACCGCGTACGAGGACTGCGTCGAGGCGGAGCTCGCGGTCGAACCGAGGACCAGCCTCGTGCCGGAGCTGCGCCGGATGCTGGTGGAGAACCCGGTGCGGGAGCGCCTGCACCTGTTGCTGATGGAGGCGTTGTGGGCCATCGGCGACTCGGCGGCGGCGTTGAGCACCTACGCCGACGCGCGCGCGACGCTGGTGGCCGAACTCGGGATCGAACCGAGCACGCCGTTGCGGGACCTGCACACCAGGATCCTGCGCGGGGAAACGCTGGACCAGGTCGTGCCGGTCGCCGAACCGGCCGCGCCCGCGAGCGGTGTGGCCGATCCGCAGGTCTGCCGCCAGCTGCCGAGGGACATTCCGGACTTCACCGGCAGGGACGCCGTGGTCATGTCGTTGTGCGCACAGCTCACCGACACCGATTCGGTCAGCGTCGCCGCGCTCACCGGTCCGGCGGGTGCCGGCAAGACGACGCTGGCCGTGCACATCGCGCACCAGGTGGCCGACCGGTTTCCCGACGGCCAGCTCTACGTCGGCCTCGGCGGGGGAGGCGGACCGGTCCGGGAACCGGACCAGGTACTCGCCGGTCTGCTGGGCAACCTCGGCCTGCCGAGTTCGGCGGTACCGGCGGGGCTGGAGGACAGGGCTGCCCTGTTCCGCTCGACGCTGGCCGGGCGCAGGGTGCTCGTCGTGCTCGACGACGTGGTGGACGCTCAGCAGGTGCTTCCGCTGCTGCCGGGAACACCGGGCAGCACCGTGCTGGTCACCAGCCGGAACCGGCTGGTGGACCTGGCCACGAGCGCCCGCGTCGAGCTGGGTGCTTTCACCTCGCAGGAAGGGCGGGCGCTGCTGGCCGCCGTGATCGGCGCGGACCGCGTCGATGCCGAACCCGCCGTCGCCGACGAACTGCTCGCGCTGACCGAAGGGCTTCCGCTCGCGGTCAGGGCGGTGTCCGTGCGGTTGGCGACCCGGCCGAAGTGGTCGCTCGGCTCGCTGCTGGCCCGGCTGAGGCAGGAGGCGAGATCCGCCGATCCGGGCAGGCTGCTCGACGAGCTGGCGGTCGGCGATCTGGACGTGCGGACCGGGTTCGCCATGACCTACATGGCACTCGAAGAGCCGAGGGACAAGGCCGCGTTCCGCCGGTTCGCCCTCGCCGGCGTCTCCGATCTCCCGCCGTGGGCGATGTCGGCGCTGGCCGGGTCGTCCGATTTCGACCGCACGCTCGGCAGGCTGCTGGACTGCCACCTGGTCGAACCGTTCCACGCCGCGGACGAGCGGTACCGCATGCACGATCTCCTGCGCCGTTACGCCGCAACGGAATGCGCCGCCGTCGACGGTGATCCCACCGCCGACAGCCAGGCCCGTGCCGCGCTGCGGCGGCTGTTCGACGCCACTCGCGCGCTGGTGGGGGTGGCGTACCGGGCGCTGCCGACCCCGGCGGACTGGCTCCCGCCGATCGGTCCCGAACCGTCCGGCCCGGTGCCGCTGGAGCGCGCGCTCGTCGCCGACGACCCGATGTCGTGGTGTGCCAACGAAATCGGGCTGCTGGTCGCCGTGCTGACCGAGGCGGCCGCGGCGGGCTGGCGGCACGAGGTGCTCGACACCGTCGAGCGGCTCGGCGGCTTTCTCGCCATGCGGAGCAGATTGGACGAGACCGAGCGGTTGTACTCGGAGCTGGCCCGGTTCCCCGAACCGGACCACCTGGTGACCGCGCACGTCCAGTACGGGCTCGCCATGGCCAAGATGATGGAGGGCAGGCTGGCCGAGGCGGCCGTGGTGTTCGGTGGCTGCGCGGCGCGGTTCGACCAGCTGGGCGAACCGGTGGGGCTCGCGCACAGCTTGACCTTCCTGAGCTTCTGCCGGAACTACGAGGGCCGGACCGAGGACGCGGACCGGCTCGCCCGGCGCGCGGTGGCCGTCTCGGCGGACATCGGCGACACCCGGTGCCGGATCAGGGCGCTGCGCCAGCTCGGCGCGGTGTCCGTCACGCAGGGGCGCGCGCAGGACGGTGTCCGGCTGCTCGAACAGGCGCTGGAACTGTCCACCGGCGCCGGTGTCCCGGACGTCGAAGCGATGGTGCTGAGCAGTTTGGCCAAGGCACTGGCCGAAACGCGGGAACTGGCCAGGGCCGACGAGGTGTGCCGCCGCGCCGCGGACCTGCTCGACCACCTCGCCCAACCGGCGGCCCGTGCCTATGTCCGGCTCATCCAAGGGGAAATCGCCGAACTGCGCGGCGAGCACCGCAGCGCCATCGAGGCGGCGGAGACATCGCTGTGGGCGTTCCGTGAACTGGGCGACCGGCGGGGCGAGGCGTCCGCGGGATTTCGGTTGGCCGCCAACGAACTCCGGCTGGGTTTTCCGGTGCGCGCCGTGCCGCTGCTGCGCTCCGCCGTGCGCATCTTCGACCAGCTCGGCCTGCGCGCGCTCGCCCGTCAGGCGGAGGACGCGCTCGCGTCCGCGACCGGAGCGCTCCTCGCGCACTGA
- a CDS encoding AfsR/SARP family transcriptional regulator has protein sequence MSAELSFKMLGPLELGTGGEWVSIRSPRQRTVLAMLLLSPDQVVSVDSLIEAVWSDHPPATGRTQIAICVTALRKIFRAAHHSEEVIATVAPGYRLNDKALRIDAVDFGTFVDEARASARRGEAAAAVEKYTRALDLWRGQALSGVSGYSVEVEAERLEQERLTVFEQRTELKLALGQHRAVVGELAALVREHPQRETARAQLMLAQYRCGQRVEALETFHEGRKHAIETYGLDPGVALRELHEAILQDDASLAAPSTSDTVRPVRAIVPAQLPSDIPAFTGREVELARLDAMVVEHADHEPTPVGLVTGGPGVGKTAVAVHWARRMAGKFPGGQLFVDLHGHDGQEAADPDTVLAHFLRALGVSEAAIPAASIERAALYRSVIDGRRVLVVLDNARDYRQIAPLMPGSGSCCVLVTSGEPIPELLGHYCPVSVRMTPLPAEAARELIGKVVGDRRVVEDPAGTGRLAELCDRLPLALRVSAARLTAKPHWRVSDLVSRMMDPARRFDELGQAGPDLRSRFRLSYGRLDPLAARLFRLLGWVSVPCVDTAGAADLLSVGRVEAELALERLVDAYLAEVVLGARTGPTQYRVGGLARVFAQEQDCDESVTFAETACQP, from the coding sequence ATGTCAGCCGAGCTGAGCTTCAAAATGCTGGGACCGCTCGAACTGGGGACGGGGGGCGAATGGGTGTCGATTCGCTCGCCGAGACAACGAACCGTGCTGGCGATGCTGTTGCTGTCGCCGGATCAGGTGGTGTCGGTGGACAGCCTGATCGAGGCCGTGTGGAGCGATCATCCACCGGCGACCGGGCGAACGCAGATCGCCATCTGCGTCACCGCGCTGCGCAAGATCTTCCGCGCCGCGCACCATTCGGAGGAGGTGATCGCGACCGTCGCGCCAGGGTACCGGCTCAACGACAAGGCGCTCCGGATCGACGCGGTCGACTTCGGCACTTTCGTCGACGAGGCAAGGGCGTCGGCCAGGCGCGGCGAAGCGGCCGCTGCGGTCGAGAAGTACACCAGGGCACTGGATCTGTGGCGGGGCCAGGCCCTGTCCGGGGTGTCCGGGTACTCGGTCGAGGTCGAGGCCGAACGGCTGGAACAGGAACGGCTCACCGTGTTCGAACAGCGGACCGAGCTGAAACTGGCACTCGGGCAGCACCGCGCGGTCGTCGGTGAACTCGCCGCACTGGTGCGGGAGCACCCGCAGCGGGAGACGGCCCGCGCGCAGCTGATGCTGGCGCAGTACCGCTGCGGTCAGCGCGTCGAGGCGCTGGAAACCTTCCACGAAGGGCGAAAGCACGCCATCGAGACCTACGGGCTGGATCCCGGCGTGGCGCTGCGAGAGCTGCACGAGGCGATACTCCAGGACGACGCGAGCCTCGCCGCACCGTCCACATCGGACACGGTGCGCCCGGTGCGCGCGATCGTGCCAGCGCAGCTGCCCTCGGACATCCCGGCGTTCACCGGCAGGGAGGTCGAACTGGCCAGGCTGGACGCGATGGTGGTCGAGCACGCCGACCACGAGCCGACACCGGTCGGGCTGGTCACCGGCGGGCCCGGTGTCGGCAAGACCGCGGTCGCGGTGCACTGGGCGCGGCGGATGGCCGGGAAGTTCCCCGGTGGTCAGCTGTTCGTCGACCTGCACGGGCACGACGGCCAGGAGGCGGCGGATCCGGACACGGTGCTGGCGCACTTCCTGCGCGCACTCGGCGTGTCCGAGGCGGCGATCCCGGCGGCGTCGATCGAGCGGGCCGCGCTGTACCGCAGCGTCATCGACGGCAGGCGGGTGCTCGTCGTGCTGGACAACGCGCGGGACTACCGGCAGATCGCGCCGCTCATGCCGGGCAGCGGTTCGTGTTGCGTGCTGGTCACCAGCGGCGAGCCGATTCCGGAGCTGCTGGGGCACTACTGCCCGGTGTCGGTGCGGATGACGCCGCTGCCCGCGGAAGCGGCCCGTGAGCTGATCGGCAAGGTCGTCGGCGACCGCAGAGTGGTCGAAGATCCGGCGGGGACGGGCAGGCTCGCCGAGCTGTGCGACCGGTTACCGTTGGCGTTGCGGGTTTCGGCGGCGAGGCTGACCGCGAAACCGCATTGGCGGGTGAGCGATCTGGTGTCGCGGATGATGGACCCGGCGCGGCGGTTCGACGAACTCGGCCAGGCGGGCCCGGATCTGCGGTCGCGGTTCCGGCTGAGCTACGGACGGCTGGATCCGCTCGCGGCGCGGCTGTTCCGGTTGCTGGGCTGGGTTTCGGTGCCGTGCGTGGACACCGCGGGCGCCGCGGATCTGCTGAGCGTGGGGCGGGTCGAGGCCGAGCTGGCCTTGGAGCGCCTCGTGGACGCTTATCTCGCCGAGGTGGTGCTGGGCGCGCGCACCGGCCCGACGCAGTATCGCGTCGGCGGCCTGGCGCGGGTTTTCGCCCAGGAACAGGATTGCGACGAATCGGTGACGTTCGCGGAGACCGCGTGCCAGCCGTGA